A window from Salvia miltiorrhiza cultivar Shanhuang (shh) chromosome 2, IMPLAD_Smil_shh, whole genome shotgun sequence encodes these proteins:
- the LOC131009191 gene encoding homeobox-DDT domain protein RLT2 isoform X3: MGPFLEWSLIHCRLVPLVLLSGASRVVHEYQFLPEKPSTRTDPYERVPHYYGSPPDVLNSRVPLPTGRPVIRSNEQGASGYLQGQMPSLSLLPQQGRQEAHLSPAPGEVDVGPLTAPVVNTNVDSQLFVHPGSVFDNQITTPERRTVLDPERLERKRKLQAEEARIAKEVEAHEKRIRKELEKQDILRRKKEEQMRKEMERQDRERRKEEERLLREKQREEERCQREQRREMERREKFLQKEYIKAEKMRLKEEMRREKEAARLKAANNRAAARRIAKESMELVEDERLELMEIAALNRGLPSILALDSETLQNLDLLKDKLPEFPPKSVHLKKPFHVQPWSDSEENLGNLLMVWRFLISFADVLGLWPFTLDEFIQALHDTDPRLLGEIHIALLRSIIKDIGDVGRASDPNSAGIPVGGHPHIVEGAYAWGFDLLSWQRHLNPLTWPEVLRQFALSADFGPKLRNSDIKPACFQNDSEGDNGADTISNIRSGVAAENAVSIMQERGFSNSRRSRHRLTPGTVKFAAFHILSLEGSKGLSILEVADKIQRSGLRDLTTSKTPEASISAALSRDTKLFERTAPSTYCVRSPYRKDPDDAEALLSEARERIRVYQNGDVDEEEPDVEKDDLERDQDSESDIGDDPDVDDLDALAKLKESSHSSETSKFEDISGYGNDNSCSELLGTAILKSSSMLTESANEMKDNGTMAVSCVDASGANSQVSAYDLEDNVVDESGPGEPWVQGLTEGEYADLSTEERLNALVALIGVANEGNAIRVALEERLEAANALKKQMWAEAQLDKRRMKEEHIFKSHRAEHVPHGIENRRSPLNIVPMKKESSSANPEFQLVDLNDQQNEEHYINNIATEKNPLMEEFSVVPDNLMLQQSVYAAEKSRSELKAFISHRAEEIYVYRSLPLGQDRRRNRYWQFVASLSRNDPGSGRIFIELPNGVWRLIDSEEGFDALLSSLDVRGTRESHLHSVLQSIGPTFKETARKKSSCLLSGGHDLVDVKKEVKLDSCFRIYSPKGLSYASCSPGPSMPLAANLVNNGAEENDINQRYKDFEWIWKECFASNVFRALKHGSLRQPQLLEICNCCHVLFSWEENHCPFCHRTYSTSKETLNFAEHVAKCRMNQSEEFDDIVFDISLPPRIVLLKVQLATIEASIPSDALESFWSDEYRKSWGRKLHMSLMAKELLQCLTLLEDSIKREFLSVNYETSSEILSSSKVVGCSSRPGVVPIPPWMPLTAPAVALRLMDLDASIYYTYEHEETCQKNGEDGYFNNFSSSYSAFGCSVDNPSQAGSSRLDNCWVDLRNGRSVLKRGRGRPKGPSRTRGGKFQSRAVNAREEPCNANARKDKFTQLPGWRGRTRARGRGSKKGRRSIRSRQKPAPRAIGSVLNKRGGKGIVHDDDTAEVHQEEWNLAATPVEIEGAGNVSSSERSEFDNDNENDNGRASADEFDDLYADGFSGAGSRNFTESVDYGKGDEHGEDADDVDYDDDEYNDEEDDDGVDEREDYFAEGYVNSDYQEEEGNPTAGRERVQNAAGSSDGDSPSSSSSSEYSY; encoded by the exons ATGGGCCCATTCTTGGAATGGAGTTTGATCCATTGCCGCCTGGTGCCTTTGGTGCTCCTATCG GGTGCCTCTAGGGTTGTCCACGAATACCAGTTTCTCCCAGAAAAGCCGTCGACGAGAACTGACCCATATGAACGAGTGCCACATTATTATGGTTCGCCCCCTGATGTTCTGAATTCTCGAGTCCCATTACCCACTGGAAGACCAGTGATACGTAGCAATGAACAAGGAGCATCTGGATATCTTCAAGGTCAAATGCCAAGTTTGAGTCTTTTGCCTCAGCAGGGCAGGCAGGAAGCACACTTATCTCCAGCTCCTGGAGAAGTGGATGTTGGTCCACTAACAGCTCCTGTGGTTAACACGAACGTTGATTCTCAGCTTTTCGTTCACCCAGGTAGTGTATTTGATAATCAGATTACGACACCAGAGAGGCGCACGGTACTCGACCCTGAGAGGTTGGAGAGGAAACGCAAG TTGCAGGCTGAAGAGGCTAGAATAGCCAAAGAAGTTGAAGCTCATGAGAAAAGGATCCGTAAGGAGTTAGAGAAACAAGATATTTTAAGGAGAAAG AAAGAAGAACAAATGAGGAAAGAGATGGAAAGGCAGGACCGGGAACGACGGAAGGAGGAAGAAAGACTGTTGCGTGAAAAGCAGCGTGAAGAGGAGAGATGCCAGAGGGAGCAAAGGCGTGAGATGGAACGAAGGGAGAAATTTTTACAGAAGGAGTACATCAAA GCAGAAAAGATGAGGCTGAAAGAGGAAATGCGCAGGGAGAAGGAAGCTGCAAGGCTCAAAGCTGCTAATAATAGGGCTGCTGCTCGTAGAATAGCCAAGGAATCCATGGAACTGGTTGAAGATGAAAGGTTGGAACTCATGGAAATAGCAGCCTTAAATAGGGGATTACCCTCAATTTTGGCACTTGACAGTGAAACTTTACAGAACCTTGACTTGCTTAAAG ATAAGCTCCCAGAATTTCCGCCCAAGTCGGTGCACTTGAAGAAGCCTTTCCATGTCCAGCCTTGGAGTGACTCGGAGGAGAACCTTGGGAATCTTCTTATG GTTTGGAGATTCTTGATATCTTTTGCTGATGTTCTTGGCCTGTGGCCTTTCACTCTGGATGAATTCATTCAAGCGCTGCATGATACC GACCCAAGGTTGTTGGGTGAGATCCATATAGCTCTTCTGAGATCCATTATAAAAGACATCGGAGATGTTGGCAGAGCATCGGATCCAAATTCTGCTGGCATCCCTGTCGGGGGACATCCACACATTGTTGAAGGG GCATATGCTTGGGGTTTTGACTTGCTTAGCTGGCAGCGTCACCTGAATCCGTTAACTTGGCCTGAAGTATTGCGGCAGTTCGCTCTCTCTGCAGACTTTGGGCCAAAATTAAGGAATTCAGATATCAAACCAGCATGTTTCCAGAATGACAGTGAG GGTGATAATGGTGCAGATACAATATCCAATATACGAAGTGGAGTAGCTGCTGAGAATGCTGTTTCCATTATGCAAGAAAGGGGTTTCTCGAATTCTCGAAGATCCCGGCATCGATTGACTCCCGGAACAGTCAAATTCGCTGCATTTCATATTCTTTCATTGGAGGGAAGTAAGGGACTTTCGATATTGGAAGTTGCTGACAAGATTCAG AGATCTGGTCTCAGGGATCTCACAACAAGTAAAACTCCAGAAGCATCTATTTCTGCTGCTCTGTCAAGGGATACAAAACTGTTTGAGAGAACAGCTCCTTCAACTTATTGTGTACGCTCTCCTTATCGGAAGGATCCTGATGATGCAGAGGCGCTTCTCTCTGAAGCTAGGGAGAGAATTCGGGTGTATCAAAATGGAGATGTTGATGAAGAAGAACCAGATGTTGAAAAGGATGATCTTGAAAGAGATCAAGACTCTGAAAGTGATATTGGGGATGATCCTGATGTTGATGACTTGGATGCTTTGGCCAAGTTAAAGGAATCTTCTCATTCCAGCGAAACAAGCAAATTTGAAGATATCTCTGGATATGGCAACGACAATTCCTGTAGTGAGTTGTTGGGAACTGCAATCTTGAAAAGCAGTTCAATGTTGACTGAATCAGCTAATGAGATGAAAGATAATGGAACAATGGCTGTCTCATGTGTCGATGCTTCTGGGGCTAACTCTCAGGTGTCCGCTTATGATCTTGAAGACAATGTAGTTGATGAATCTGGTCCTGGAGAACCATGGGTTCAGGGACTTACTGAAGGAGAGTATGCAGATCTCAGCACTGAAGAGCGTCTAAATGCTCTTGTTGCCTTGATTGGTGTAGCAAATGAAGGAAATGCAATCCGTGTCGCCTTGGAG GAACGGTTGGAAGCTGCAAATGCATTAAAGAAGCAAATGTGGGCTGAGGCACAACTTGATAAGCGTCGAATGAAAGAGGAGCATATTTTTAAATCACACAGAGCTGAACATGTTCCTCATGGTATTGAGAACAGGAGAAGTCCATTAAATATTGTTCCTATGAAAAAAGAGTCCTCATCTGCAAACCCTGAGTTCCAGCTGGTTGACTTGAATGATCAACAGAACGAAGAACATTATATTAATAACATTGCTACCGAAAAGAATCCTCTAATGGAAGAATTTTCTGTAGTTCCTGACAACTTGATGCTTCAGCAATCTGTGTATGCTGCTGAAAAGTCACGATCAGAGCTGAAAGCTTTTATTAGTCATAGGGCTGAGGAGATCTATGTATATAGGTCCTTGCCACTCGGACAGGACCGGAGGCGCAATCGATACTGGCAGTTTGTTGCATCACTATCTCGAAATGATCCTGGATCTGGTAGAATATTTATCGAGTTACCAAATGGTGTTTGGAGGCTTATTGATTCCGAAGAG GGGTTCGATGCTCTGTTATCATCTTTGGATGTCCGTGGAACGAGAGAATCTCATTTGCATTCAGTATTGCAAAGTATTGGGCCAACTTTTAAAGAAACTGCTAGGAAAAAATCATCTTGTTTACTTTCTGGTGGACATGACCTTGTTGACGTCAAGAAGGAAGTTAAGCTTGACTCGTGTTTTCGTATATATAGTCCGAAGGGATTATCCTATGCATCATGTTCACCAGGACCATCGATGCCACTCGCTGCAAATCTTGTAAATAATGGAGCCGAGGAGAATGATATAAATCAAAGATACAAGGACTTTGAGTGGATATGGAAAGAATGCTTTGCTTCGAATGTATTCCGAGCACTGAAGCATGGCTCACTACGGCAGCCACAGCTGCTGGAAATTTGCAATTGCTGCCATGTCTTGTTCTCATGGGAGGAAAATCACTGCCCTTTTTGTCATAGAACTTACAGCACTTCCAAGGAAACTTTGAATTTTGCAGAGCATGTTGCTAAATGCAGAATGAACCAGAGTGAAGAGTTTGACGACATCGTATTTGACATCTCTCTTCCCCCGAGAATCGTATTGCTGAAAGTTCAATTAGCTACAATTGAG GCATCTATTCCCTCAGATGCTCTCGAATCCTTCTGGTCAGACGAATACAGAAAATCTTGGGGCAGGAAGTTGCATATGTCATTGATGGCTAAAGAGCTTCTTCAG TGCTTGACGTTGCTGGAAGATAGCATCAAGAGGGAATTTTTGTCGGTGAATTACGAGACCTCCTCTGAGATATTGAGTTCCTCCAAAGTCGTAGGATGTTCATCGAGACCTGGAGTGGTTCCGATACCTCCATGGATGCCTCTTACTGCGCCTGCCGTGGCTTTAAGGCTCATGGATCTCGATGCATCCATCTACTATACGTACGAGCATGAGGAAACTTGTCAGAAAAACGGCGAAGATGGGTATTTCAAT AACTTCTCGTCGTCGTATTCTGCATTCGGGTGTTCGGTGGATAATCCTTCACAAGCTGGATCGTCTCGACTGGATAACTGCTGGGTTGATCTCCGTAATGGCCGCTCCGTCCTCAAGCGAGGCCGGGGGCGCCCAAAAGGTCCGAGCCGCACTCGTGGAGGAAAATTTCAGAGTAGGGCGGTCAACGCTCGAGAGGAACCATGTAACGCGAATGCAAGAAAGGACAAATTTACTCAGCTGCCGGGTTGGAGAGGGCGGACACGTGCACGAGGTAGAGGCAGTAAGAAAGGCCGTCGCTCCATTAGAAGCCGGCAAAAGCCTGCTCCGAGAGCGATTGGGAGTGTTCTCAACAAAAGAGGCGGCAAGGGCATCGTCCACGACGACGATACCGCAGAGGTACACCAAGAGGAGTGGAATTTGGCAGCGACGCCGGTCGAAATCGAGGGTGCCGGAAACGTTAGCAGTTCCGAAAGATCGGAGTTCGATAATGATAACGAGAACGACAATGGTCGAGCATCGGCAGACGAATTTGACGACCTTTATGCGGATGGATTTTCCGGTGCCGGGAGTCGGAATTTTACCGAGAGTGTCGATTACGGGAAAGGCGATGAGCATGGCGAAGATGCggatgatgttgattatgacgACGACGAATACAATGATGAGGAAGACGATGATGGCGTGGATGAACGCGAAGACTACTTTGCCGAAGGATACGTCAACAGTGACTATCAAGAAGAAGAGGGAAACCCGACCGCAGGCAGAGAGCGAGTTCAGAACGCGGCGGGGAGCTCCGATGGGGACTCACCGTCGTCGTCGTCTTCCTCCGAGTACAGTTACTAA